One Pyrus communis chromosome 13, drPyrComm1.1, whole genome shotgun sequence genomic window carries:
- the LOC137712010 gene encoding probable copper-transporting ATPase HMA5, with protein sequence MATKLLALCIRNESRGDLSPRPHYPSMPKFPKGVAAEETSLAAGAEAKALFSVMGMTCSACAGSVEKAVKRLPGIREAVVDVLNNRAQVIFFPNYVNAETIRETIEDVGFQASLINDEGNEKSTLICRIRIKGMTCTSCSTTVESALQAVDGVQKAQVALATEEADVHYDPKIVSYNQLLQTIEDTGFEGILITAGEHMSRIELEVDGVRSDRSMRILEQSLQALPGVQAVDFDSEIKKISLYYKSYMTGPRSFIHVIETTGSRCFKARIFPGGEAGRDSHRKEEIKQYFRVFLWSLVFTIPVFLTSMVFMYIPGIKHGLETKIVNNFMIGELMRWILATPVQFIIGQRFYTGAYKSLRHGSANMDVLIALGTNAAYFYSVYSVVRAATSPDFMGTDFFETSAMLISFILLGKYLEVLTKGKTSDAIAKLMDLAPETAALLTLDEEGNVINEQEIDSRLIQKNDILKIIPGAKVASDGYVTWGQSHVNESMITGEARPVAKRKGDSVIGGTLNENGVLHIKATRVGSESSLSQIVRLVESAQMAKAPVQKFADRISKYFVPLVILLSFLTWLSWFLAGKYHSYPESWIPSSMDSFELSLQFGISVMVIACPCALGLATPTAVMVGTGVGAFQGVLIKGGQALESAHKVNCIVFDKTGTLTVGKPVVVNTRLMKNMVLQEFYELVAAAEVNSEHPLAKAIVEYAKKFREDEENPAWPGAKHFESITGHGVKAIVRNKEIIVGNKSLIVEHSIAVPIDAEEILAEAEGLAQTGILIAMDGQVAGVLSISDPLKPSAREVISILKSMKVRSIMVTGDNWGTANSIAKEVGIQTVIAEAKPDQKAEKVKDLQASGYTVAMVGDGINDSPALVAADVGMAIGAGTDIAIEAADIVLVKSNLEDVITAIHLSRKTFTRIRLNYIWALGYNVLGIPIAAGALFPPTGFRLPPWIAGAAMAASSVSVVCCSLLLKNYKKPKVLDNFEVRGISIE encoded by the exons GCGGAGACTATTCGCGAGACGATTGAAGACGTTGGATTCCAAGCCTCTTTGATTAATGATGAGGGAAATGAGAAGTCCACATTGATATGTAGAATTCGGATAAAGGGAATGACTTGCACTTCTTGCTCGACCACTGTTGAATCAGCTTTACAGGCAGTTGATGGTGTACAAAAAGCCCAAGTTGCCTTAGCAACTGAAGAAGCAGATGTTCACTATGATCCAAAGATTGTGAGCTACAACCAGCTGTTGCAAACCATTGAAGACACTGGATTCGAAGGCATACTCATTACTGCAGGGGAACACATGAGCCGGATAGAGCTTGAAGTTGATGGTGTAAGGAGCGATCGTTCAATGAGGATACTTGAACAGTCTCTTCAAGCACTCCCTGGTGTGCAAGCTGTAGACTTTGATTCTGAAATCAAGAAAATATCTCTTTATTACAAATCATATATGACAGGGCCAAGAAGTTTCATTCATGTGATTGAAACAACCGGGTCCAGGTGTTTCAAGGCAAGGATTTTTCCAGGAGGTGAAGCAGGAAGAGATAGTCATAGAAAGGAGGAAATTAAGCAGTATTTTAGAGTCTTTCTGTGGAGTTTGGTTTTCACTATTCCGGTGTTTTTAACCTCCATGGTCTTCATGTATATTCCTGGAATTAAGCATGGCCTAGAAACTAAAATTGTGAATAATTTCATGATTGGGGAGCTCATGAGATGGATTCTGGCCACCCCGGTGCAATTCATTATAGGCCAGAGGTTCTATACTGGGGCATACAAATCACTGCGCCATGGTTCTGCCAATATGGATGTGCTAATCGCATTAGGAACAAATGCAGCCTATTTTTATTCGGTCTACTCGGTAGTGAGAGCTGCTACCTCTCCAGATTTTATGGGGACTGATTTCTTCGAGACTAGTGCCATGCTTATTTCATTCATTCTCCTTGGAAAGTACCTAGAGGTATTAACTAAGGGGAAGACATCTGATGCCATTGCCAAATTGATGGACTTGGCACCTGAAACAGCGGCATTGTTGACACTAGATGAAGAAGGAAATGTGATAAATGAACAGGAAATTGATAGTAGGTTGATACAAAAGAATGACATACTTAAAATTATTCCAGGGGCGAAAGTAGCCTCAGATGGTTATGTTACATGGGGGCAAAGCCATGTTAATGAGAGTATGATAACAGGAGAAGCACGACCAGTCGCAAAAAGAAAGGGTGACTCAGTCATTGGAGGTACTTTGAATGAGAATGGTGTCCTACATATCAAGGCAACTAGAGTTGGTTCAGAAAGTTCCCTTTCCCAGATTGTACGGCTGGTTGAGTCAGCTCAGATGGCCAAAGCTCCTGTACAGAAGTTTGCTGACCGCATTTCCAAATACTTTGTGCCACTG GTGATCCTACTTTCGTTCTTGACCTGGCTTTCCTGGTTTTTGGCTGGAAAATACCACAGCTACCCTGAATCTTGGATAccatcttccatggatagcttTGAGCTTTCTCTCCAGTTTGGAATTTCTGTCATGGTTATAGCATGCCCTTGTGCTTTAGGCCTAGCAACTCCCACAGCTGTCATGGTTGGAACCGGAGTAGGCGCATTTCAAGGTGTATTGATCAAAGGAGGCCAAGCATTAGAAAGTGCACATAAG GTGAACTGCATTGTGTTCGACAAGACGGGGACTCTAACAGTTGGAAAGCCAGTGGTTGTCAACACGCGACTTATGAAAAATATGGTGCTTCAAGAATTCTATGAACTTGTTGCTGCAGCTGAG GTGAATAGCGAACACCCGTTGGCAAAGGCCATTGTTGAGTATGCCAAAAAGTTCAGAGAAGACGAAGAGAATCCTGCTTGGCCAGGAGCAAAACACTTTGAATCCATTACTGGCCATGGGGTGAAGGCCATTGTTAGGAACAAGGAGATAATTGTTGGCAACAAGAGCTTGATAGTGGAGCACAGCATTGCGGTTCCAATTGATGCAGAAGAGATACTTGCAGAAGCGGAAGGACTCGCTCAAACTGGAATTTTAATAGCTATGGATGGACAAGTGGCTGGAGTTCTGTCCATATCTGATCCACTGAAACCAAGTGCTCGAGAAGTAATTTCCATACTCAAGTCTATGAAAGTTCGAAGCATAATGGTGACAGGTGACAACTGGGGAACTGCAAATTCTATCGCTAAGGAAGTTGGAATTCAGACCGTTATAGCAGAAGCCAAACCCGATCAGAAAGCAGAGAAAGTGAAGGACTTGCAG GCTTCAGGCTACACTGTGGCAATGGTGGGAGACGGAATCAATGACTCACCAGCACTTGTGGCAGCAGATGTAGGAATGGCAATTGGTGCAGGAACAGACATTGCCATTGAGGCAGCTGACATTGTTCTAGTGAAGAGCAACTTGGAAGATGTGATAACTGCGATTCACCTTTCCAGGAAAACCTTCACCCGTATCCGTTTGAACTACATCTGGGCTTTGGGATATAACGTTCTTGGCATTCCAATAGCTGCAGGAGCCCTTTTCCCACCTACTGGATTTCGTTTACCACCATGGATTGCTGGAGCTGCAATGGCAGCTTCTTCTGTCAGTGTTGTTTGCTGCTCTCTGCTGTTGAAGAATTATAAGAAGCCAAAGGTTCTGGACAACTTTGAGGTACGCGGAATAAGTATTGAGTGA